In Eriocheir sinensis breed Jianghai 21 chromosome 23, ASM2467909v1, whole genome shotgun sequence, a single window of DNA contains:
- the LOC127002393 gene encoding uncharacterized protein LOC127002393 isoform X1, with the protein MFSRESFPPQGRECPRISRHEAQVFITEILNEDLPLARPPSLPWINRIIQAFHKRLPFQNITFLSKTESCCVPSWEEIRTDVLKEGKGGLCLSLNVAFAAIVRAFGVLAYTVPADYVATSGRSVHVLTVFHKCSAAGNHPSAGTMHEVTSGRKDLRRSSRLKQKQLCECGVRCSQTLDSFPRNSLYVADVGCGFPTRKSINLCEDLGRPFVDCGLEYCFMNNGHKFLRLHRTGDDVPEGEQEFVNGEGWRPVFSFALTPQPLSYFCNTMRSVYVDKEASPYFTELHAVRYPGNSETIAFKATWSSQKGCTSSKKHYYKMEKSVKTIEGEVRKVEQSMKLRDIVTYIRIRFPMIPLSEVQRSVEYFWSLDEHMI; encoded by the exons ATGTTTTCCCGTGAGTCTTTCCCTCCACAAGGACGAGAGTGCCCCAGGATCTCAAGACATGAAGCACAGGTGTTTATTACGGAGATATTAAATGAAGACCTTCCTCTCGCTCGCCCTCCAAGCCTGCCATGGATAAATCGGATAATTCAAGCATTTCACAAGAGGCTGCCTTTTCAG AACATAACTTTCCTGAGCAAGACGGAGAGTTGCTGCGTTCCGTCATGGGAGGAAATACGGACGGACGTACtgaaggagggcaagggtggtcTGTGCCTCTCCCTTAACGTTGCATTTGCCGCCATCGTGAGAGCCTTCGGGGTACTGGCCTACACAGTTCCGGCAGATTATGTGGCAACAAGTGGAAGAAGTGTACATGTCCTTACAGTTTTTCATAAGTGTTCTGCAGCTGGAAATCATCCGAGTGCTGGAACGATGCACGAAGTGACATCTGGGAGGAAGGATTTGCGTCGAAGTTCCAGATTGAAGCAAAAACAATTATGTGAATGTGGAGTTCGATGCTCTCAGACACTTGACTCCTTTCCTAGAAACTCCTTGTATGTGGCAGATGTCGGCTGTGGCTTCCCTACAAGAAAATCCATAAATCTGTGTGAGGACCTCGGCAGACCCTTTGTGGACTGTGGTCTTGAATATTGCTTCATGAACAATGGCCATAAGTTCCTGAGGCTTCATAGAACTGGCGATGACGTACCAGAAGGAGAACAG GAGTTTGTGAATGGAGAAGGGTGGAGGCCCGTCTTCTCCTTTGCCCTCACTCCACAACCCCTGAGCTACTTCTGCAACACTATGAGGTCGGTATATGTTGACAAGGAGGCCTCTCCCTACTTCACTGAGCTGCACGCTGTTCGGTATCCAGGTAACTCAGAAACCATTGCCTTCAAAGCAACATGGTCGAGTCAGAAGGGTTGTACGAGTTCTAAGAAGCATTACTATAAAATGGAAAAGTCTGTTAAAACTATTGAAGGTGAAGTTAGAAAAGTTGAACAGAGTATGAAATTGAGGGACATTGTTACATATATCAGGATCCGTTTTCCAATGATTCCTCTGAGTGAAGTACAGAGAAGTGTTGAGTATTTTTGGTCTCTTGATGAACATatgatttaa
- the LOC127002393 gene encoding uncharacterized protein LOC127002393 isoform X4 — MFSRESFPPQGRECPRISRHEAQVFITEILNEDLPLARPPSLPWINRIIQAFHKRLPFQNITFLSKTESCCVPSWEEIRTDVLKEGKGGLCLSLNVAFAAIVRAFGVLAYTVPADYVATSGRSVHVLTVFHKCSAAGNHPSAGTMHEVTSGRKDLRRSSRLKQKQLCECGVRCSQTLDSFPRNSLYVADVGCGFPTRKSINLCEDLGRPFVDCGLEYCFMNNGHKFLRLHRTGDDVPEGEQKSCMHECAYRGPITLWILHCTNTLRPCPPSSEWVPGVCEWRRVEARLLLCPHSTTPELLLQHYEVGIC; from the exons ATGTTTTCCCGTGAGTCTTTCCCTCCACAAGGACGAGAGTGCCCCAGGATCTCAAGACATGAAGCACAGGTGTTTATTACGGAGATATTAAATGAAGACCTTCCTCTCGCTCGCCCTCCAAGCCTGCCATGGATAAATCGGATAATTCAAGCATTTCACAAGAGGCTGCCTTTTCAG AACATAACTTTCCTGAGCAAGACGGAGAGTTGCTGCGTTCCGTCATGGGAGGAAATACGGACGGACGTACtgaaggagggcaagggtggtcTGTGCCTCTCCCTTAACGTTGCATTTGCCGCCATCGTGAGAGCCTTCGGGGTACTGGCCTACACAGTTCCGGCAGATTATGTGGCAACAAGTGGAAGAAGTGTACATGTCCTTACAGTTTTTCATAAGTGTTCTGCAGCTGGAAATCATCCGAGTGCTGGAACGATGCACGAAGTGACATCTGGGAGGAAGGATTTGCGTCGAAGTTCCAGATTGAAGCAAAAACAATTATGTGAATGTGGAGTTCGATGCTCTCAGACACTTGACTCCTTTCCTAGAAACTCCTTGTATGTGGCAGATGTCGGCTGTGGCTTCCCTACAAGAAAATCCATAAATCTGTGTGAGGACCTCGGCAGACCCTTTGTGGACTGTGGTCTTGAATATTGCTTCATGAACAATGGCCATAAGTTCCTGAGGCTTCATAGAACTGGCGATGACGTACCAGAAGGAGAACAG AAATCCTGCATGCATGAATGTGCCTACAGAGGACCTATTACATTATGGATCCTTCATTGCAcgaataccctacgcccctgtccacccagcagtgaatgggtaccag GAGTTTGTGAATGGAGAAGGGTGGAGGCCCGTCTTCTCCTTTGCCCTCACTCCACAACCCCTGAGCTACTTCTGCAACACTATGAGGTCGGTATATGTTGA
- the LOC127002393 gene encoding uncharacterized protein LOC127002393 isoform X2, protein MFSRESFPPQGRECPRISRHEAQVFITEILNEDLPLARPPSLPWINRIIQAFHKRLPFQNITFLSKTESCCVPSWEEIRTDVLKEGKGGLCLSLNVAFAAIVRAFGVLAYTVPADYVATSGRSVHVLTVFHKCSAAGNHPSAGTMHEVTSGRKDLRRSSRLKQKQLCECGVRCSQTLDSFPRNSLYVADVGCGFPTRKSINLCEDLGRPFVDCGLEYCFMNNGHKFLRLHRTGDDVPEGEQKSCMHECAYRGPITLWILHCTNTLRPCPPSSEWVPGINRGLCPVSWGLFPSPMIPSPSVSLRHMTTDVALTKPNFPTVPFSYNSFPSCLSPAYDHRCCAD, encoded by the exons ATGTTTTCCCGTGAGTCTTTCCCTCCACAAGGACGAGAGTGCCCCAGGATCTCAAGACATGAAGCACAGGTGTTTATTACGGAGATATTAAATGAAGACCTTCCTCTCGCTCGCCCTCCAAGCCTGCCATGGATAAATCGGATAATTCAAGCATTTCACAAGAGGCTGCCTTTTCAG AACATAACTTTCCTGAGCAAGACGGAGAGTTGCTGCGTTCCGTCATGGGAGGAAATACGGACGGACGTACtgaaggagggcaagggtggtcTGTGCCTCTCCCTTAACGTTGCATTTGCCGCCATCGTGAGAGCCTTCGGGGTACTGGCCTACACAGTTCCGGCAGATTATGTGGCAACAAGTGGAAGAAGTGTACATGTCCTTACAGTTTTTCATAAGTGTTCTGCAGCTGGAAATCATCCGAGTGCTGGAACGATGCACGAAGTGACATCTGGGAGGAAGGATTTGCGTCGAAGTTCCAGATTGAAGCAAAAACAATTATGTGAATGTGGAGTTCGATGCTCTCAGACACTTGACTCCTTTCCTAGAAACTCCTTGTATGTGGCAGATGTCGGCTGTGGCTTCCCTACAAGAAAATCCATAAATCTGTGTGAGGACCTCGGCAGACCCTTTGTGGACTGTGGTCTTGAATATTGCTTCATGAACAATGGCCATAAGTTCCTGAGGCTTCATAGAACTGGCGATGACGTACCAGAAGGAGAACAG AAATCCTGCATGCATGAATGTGCCTACAGAGGACCTATTACATTATGGATCCTTCATTGCAcgaataccctacgcccctgtccacccagcagtgaatgggtaccaggtattaatcgggggttgtgtcccgtctcctggggtctgttcccttctcctatgattccttccccttctgtctctctccggcatatgaccacagatgttgcgctgactaaaccaaactttccaactgttcccttctcctataattccttcccctcctgtctctctccggcatatgaccacagatgttgtgccgactaa
- the LOC127002393 gene encoding uncharacterized protein LOC127002393 isoform X3: MFSRESFPPQGRECPRISRHEAQVFITEILNEDLPLARPPSLPWINRIIQAFHKRLPFQNITFLSKTESCCVPSWEEIRTDVLKEGKGGLCLSLNVAFAAIVRAFGVLAYTVPADYVATSGRSVHVLTVFHKCSAAGNHPSAGTMHEVTSGRKDLRRSSRLKQKQLCECGVRCSQTLDSFPRNSLYVADVGCGFPTRKSINLCEDLGRPFVDCGLEYCFMNNGHKFLRLHRTGDDVPEGEQEFVNGEGWRPVFSFALTPQPLSYFCNTMRSVYVDKEASPYFTELHAVRYPGGRARVKLPQRTLVRYRYCTFESDSCKIRLR; the protein is encoded by the exons ATGTTTTCCCGTGAGTCTTTCCCTCCACAAGGACGAGAGTGCCCCAGGATCTCAAGACATGAAGCACAGGTGTTTATTACGGAGATATTAAATGAAGACCTTCCTCTCGCTCGCCCTCCAAGCCTGCCATGGATAAATCGGATAATTCAAGCATTTCACAAGAGGCTGCCTTTTCAG AACATAACTTTCCTGAGCAAGACGGAGAGTTGCTGCGTTCCGTCATGGGAGGAAATACGGACGGACGTACtgaaggagggcaagggtggtcTGTGCCTCTCCCTTAACGTTGCATTTGCCGCCATCGTGAGAGCCTTCGGGGTACTGGCCTACACAGTTCCGGCAGATTATGTGGCAACAAGTGGAAGAAGTGTACATGTCCTTACAGTTTTTCATAAGTGTTCTGCAGCTGGAAATCATCCGAGTGCTGGAACGATGCACGAAGTGACATCTGGGAGGAAGGATTTGCGTCGAAGTTCCAGATTGAAGCAAAAACAATTATGTGAATGTGGAGTTCGATGCTCTCAGACACTTGACTCCTTTCCTAGAAACTCCTTGTATGTGGCAGATGTCGGCTGTGGCTTCCCTACAAGAAAATCCATAAATCTGTGTGAGGACCTCGGCAGACCCTTTGTGGACTGTGGTCTTGAATATTGCTTCATGAACAATGGCCATAAGTTCCTGAGGCTTCATAGAACTGGCGATGACGTACCAGAAGGAGAACAG GAGTTTGTGAATGGAGAAGGGTGGAGGCCCGTCTTCTCCTTTGCCCTCACTCCACAACCCCTGAGCTACTTCTGCAACACTATGAGGTCGGTATATGTTGACAAGGAGGCCTCTCCCTACTTCACTGAGCTGCACGCTGTTCGGTATCCAG